Proteins encoded within one genomic window of Vicinamibacterales bacterium:
- a CDS encoding ADOP family duplicated permease, translating to MADILFDLRDAWRGLRRDPLYAAAVIGTLALTLGAATAVFSIVNGVLLRPLAYPDPEALVSIREIMPGVAHRYPTLAVTPRHFDVWRTRAASFTAMAQMDWRTSTLTGVADAAQVRVLRTSGTLFDVLQTPVALGRGLTLDDERPDRPRVTVIGDALWRDRLGADPAVLGRVLTLGGTQYTIVGVLPRGSALPALATLNPSGTLSTTVDAIVPFRISLSDFDWIGQFNYGVVARLKPGVTLAQARAEMDVLQGTVAEIARRETREAAELRAWVMPLTETIVGSSRRGLLLLLGAIGGVLLIACANLANLTLTRAAARKRDVAVRGALGAARWRLVRAVIVEQLGLAAIGAAAGVGVAVLCLRVFVTTAPRALPRVQDVSIDARVLAFAGLAAGLAALAVALLPALEIGGGTLESALRAGGRTSDRGGRRARAALLSAQVALSVMLLAVSGLFVSSLTRLLRVDAGFSPEGAVTIDIAPVSARYPGIAARAALYDRIYDRVREIPGVTSAAWTSALPLTGETWVDVMVRPDRPTAGAARPSANYRFVGPEYFRAIGMPLLRGRAIDPSDRTSTVPPAVISMRASQTLWPGEDAVGREFARADPAVRYRVVGVVGDGRVTALETQSPLMVYIPYWSNNEGRSVLVVRVDGDTGAVVAAVRRAIRDIDPEVAIAAVAPLRQVVDTAVEGRRYQASLFSAFGGAALLIAVLGVYATTAYGVLRRRREINIRVALGARGRQVLGLVLRQSLAAIGGGLAVGLAGAAATGGVIASLLFEVRPRDPVVLGFVAAGVGLTGMLAAFAAARAGLRVDPAAALRDE from the coding sequence GGGACGCTGGCGCTGACGCTGGGCGCCGCCACCGCCGTGTTCTCGATCGTGAACGGGGTGCTGCTGCGTCCGCTCGCGTATCCCGACCCGGAGGCGCTCGTCTCGATCCGCGAGATCATGCCGGGCGTCGCGCATCGCTATCCAACGCTGGCCGTGACGCCGCGCCACTTCGACGTCTGGCGGACCCGCGCGGCCTCGTTCACGGCGATGGCGCAGATGGACTGGCGGACCTCGACGCTGACCGGCGTCGCCGATGCGGCGCAGGTGCGCGTGCTTCGCACCTCCGGGACGCTCTTCGACGTGCTGCAGACGCCGGTCGCGCTCGGACGCGGGTTGACGCTCGATGACGAGCGCCCCGATCGGCCGCGCGTGACGGTCATCGGCGATGCGCTCTGGCGCGACCGGCTCGGCGCCGATCCTGCCGTGCTCGGCCGGGTGCTGACGCTCGGCGGCACGCAGTACACGATCGTCGGCGTGCTGCCGCGCGGCTCCGCGCTCCCCGCGCTCGCGACGCTGAACCCGTCCGGCACGCTGTCGACGACCGTCGACGCGATCGTCCCGTTCCGTATCTCGCTCTCCGACTTCGACTGGATAGGACAGTTCAACTACGGCGTCGTCGCGCGGCTGAAACCGGGCGTCACGCTGGCGCAGGCGCGGGCGGAGATGGACGTGCTCCAAGGCACTGTCGCCGAGATCGCGCGCCGCGAAACACGTGAGGCGGCGGAACTGCGCGCGTGGGTGATGCCGCTCACCGAGACCATCGTCGGCTCGTCGCGCCGCGGCCTCCTCCTGCTCCTCGGCGCGATCGGCGGCGTGCTGCTCATCGCGTGCGCCAACCTGGCGAACCTCACGCTCACGCGCGCCGCGGCGCGGAAGCGGGATGTCGCCGTGCGCGGCGCGCTCGGCGCGGCGCGCTGGCGGCTCGTGCGCGCGGTCATCGTCGAGCAGCTTGGGCTGGCGGCGATCGGCGCCGCGGCAGGCGTCGGCGTCGCGGTCCTCTGCTTGCGCGTGTTCGTCACCACCGCCCCCCGGGCGCTGCCGCGCGTGCAGGACGTCTCGATCGACGCCCGCGTCCTCGCGTTCGCCGGGCTCGCGGCCGGGCTCGCCGCGCTGGCTGTGGCGCTGCTCCCGGCGCTCGAGATCGGCGGCGGCACGCTTGAGTCGGCGCTGCGCGCCGGCGGGCGGACCAGCGATCGCGGCGGACGACGCGCGCGCGCGGCGCTGCTCAGCGCGCAGGTCGCGTTGTCGGTGATGCTGCTCGCGGTGAGCGGCCTGTTCGTGTCGAGCCTCACGCGGCTGCTTCGCGTCGACGCCGGCTTCTCCCCGGAGGGGGCGGTGACGATCGACATCGCGCCGGTCTCGGCGCGCTATCCGGGCATCGCGGCTCGGGCTGCGCTCTACGATCGCATTTACGATCGCGTGCGCGAGATCCCGGGCGTCACCAGCGCGGCGTGGACCTCGGCGCTGCCGCTCACGGGCGAGACGTGGGTGGACGTGATGGTGCGTCCCGATCGTCCCACCGCCGGCGCGGCGCGGCCGAGCGCGAACTACCGGTTCGTCGGTCCGGAGTACTTCCGCGCGATCGGGATGCCGCTGCTTCGCGGGCGGGCGATCGATCCCTCCGATCGGACGTCAACCGTACCGCCGGCGGTGATCTCGATGCGGGCGTCGCAGACGCTCTGGCCGGGGGAGGACGCGGTCGGCCGCGAGTTCGCTCGCGCCGACCCGGCCGTCCGCTACCGCGTCGTCGGGGTCGTGGGCGACGGCCGCGTGACGGCGCTCGAGACCCAGTCCCCGCTCATGGTTTACATTCCCTACTGGTCGAACAACGAAGGCAGGTCCGTGCTGGTCGTCCGCGTCGACGGGGACACGGGTGCCGTCGTCGCCGCCGTGCGGCGGGCCATCCGCGACATCGATCCGGAGGTGGCGATTGCCGCCGTCGCGCCGCTGCGGCAGGTCGTCGACACGGCCGTCGAGGGGCGCCGCTACCAGGCGTCGCTCTTCAGCGCCTTCGGCGGGGCAGCGCTGCTGATCGCGGTCCTCGGCGTCTATGCGACGACGGCCTATGGGGTCTTGCGGCGGCGCCGCGAGATCAACATCCGTGTGGCGCTCGGCGCGCGGGGACGGCAGGTGCTCGGTCTCGTGCTGCGTCAGAGCCTCGCGGCGATCGGCGGCGGCCTCGCCGTGGGACTGGCGGGGGCCGCCGCCACAGGCGGGGTGATCGCGAGTCTGCTGTTCGAGGTGCGTCCGCGCGATCCGGTGGTGCTGGGATTCGTCGCCGCCGGCGTCGGGCTGACCGGGATGCTGGCGGCGTTCGCGGCGGCGCGCGCCGGGCTGCGCGTGGATCCCGCGGCGGCGCTGCGCGACGAGTGA
- a CDS encoding site-specific integrase, with protein MPRRGRSGVKNLYKKHSAICRNRDPLKCDCPWYAKYKHVNVNLANWSGQYVDPRRRQHAVVVLNRLRAAVDEHFFRPDGEYEVLGGKQTLRSFIAEWKEHYAKVHDLDFASLTSMLRAIDREFGSYTLEYLENASLQIERWLNELGRQRRWADNTWNRYYQMLNSLFVRAIKWKNGTVVRMKVNPMASIERRTGCKRRFRVRLEEGIEDRLFAACDRLDDVAPTPWSKLDWHKAEDIRRRAAAGESQLAIAADFKISPSLCCEVIAGLVWNPATRVRRQGTMMRLRLMMALDTGVRREELMKIQLKHVDFNPVTVTIDGESRDVMVIEVQSKGEKFTGEKERVYAGTERLIAALRARRDALQNNPDAYVFGTASGFRQQHFQWHRLFRLAGINLGRNKGVVWHSLRHEFCSRTAENTGDPVVAQELARHKDLRTTQGYLHARRARILAGAVSLDRSRRTTQSSPVAGSSGAAPARTST; from the coding sequence GTGCCTAGGCGTGGGCGCAGCGGCGTCAAGAACCTCTACAAGAAGCACAGCGCGATCTGCCGCAACCGCGATCCCCTGAAGTGCGACTGCCCGTGGTACGCCAAGTACAAGCACGTAAACGTAAACCTGGCGAACTGGTCGGGACAGTACGTCGATCCGCGGCGGCGTCAGCATGCCGTTGTCGTCCTGAACCGGCTGCGAGCCGCCGTCGACGAGCACTTCTTCCGCCCGGACGGCGAGTACGAAGTGCTCGGGGGCAAGCAGACGCTGCGCTCGTTCATCGCCGAATGGAAGGAGCATTACGCGAAGGTCCACGACCTCGACTTCGCATCTTTGACGTCGATGCTCCGTGCGATCGATCGTGAGTTCGGCTCGTACACGCTCGAGTACCTCGAGAACGCCTCGTTGCAGATTGAGCGCTGGCTCAACGAGCTCGGACGCCAACGACGCTGGGCGGACAACACCTGGAACCGCTACTACCAGATGCTCAATTCGCTCTTCGTGCGCGCGATTAAGTGGAAGAACGGCACGGTCGTGCGCATGAAGGTCAACCCGATGGCGTCCATCGAGCGCCGCACTGGGTGCAAGCGCCGGTTCCGCGTCCGGCTCGAGGAAGGGATTGAGGATCGGCTCTTCGCGGCGTGCGATCGCTTGGATGACGTGGCGCCAACCCCGTGGTCGAAGCTGGATTGGCACAAGGCCGAAGACATTCGTCGTCGCGCGGCGGCGGGGGAGTCGCAGCTGGCGATCGCGGCCGACTTCAAGATCTCGCCGTCCCTGTGCTGCGAAGTGATCGCCGGCCTGGTCTGGAATCCGGCGACACGTGTTCGCCGGCAGGGGACGATGATGCGCCTTCGTTTGATGATGGCGCTCGACACTGGTGTGCGCCGCGAAGAGCTCATGAAGATTCAGCTGAAGCACGTCGATTTCAATCCGGTGACCGTCACCATCGACGGCGAATCCCGCGACGTCATGGTGATCGAGGTTCAGTCAAAAGGGGAGAAGTTCACCGGCGAGAAGGAGCGCGTCTACGCGGGAACCGAGCGGCTCATCGCCGCCCTTCGCGCGAGACGGGACGCGCTGCAGAACAATCCCGACGCGTACGTGTTCGGAACCGCGTCGGGGTTCCGGCAGCAGCATTTCCAGTGGCACCGGCTGTTCAGGCTGGCGGGCATCAACCTCGGTCGGAACAAAGGCGTCGTCTGGCATTCGCTGCGCCACGAGTTCTGCTCGAGGACGGCCGAGAATACGGGCGATCCCGTGGTCGCGCAGGAGCTCGCGCGGCACAAGGATCTGCGCACCACGCAGGGCTACCTGCACGCACGCCGCGCGCGCATCCTAGCGGGGGCCGTGTCGCTCGATCGGAGTCGTCGAACAACACAGAGTTCGCCGGTCGCCGGATCCAGTGGCGCGGCACCAGCGAGGACATCTACGTGA
- a CDS encoding PIN domain-containing protein, translated as MHLFIDTNVYLSFFHFSSDDLEELRKLAVLVRNGTITLLVPDQVRSEFRRNRDGTIADALKRLRELKFAVQFPQLCKEYEQYEAYRAALRAAEAAKSQLLEVLEADVEHSRLKADGVIAELFRHARRVAETDALLARARDRMVRGNPPGKKKTHGDALNWESLIETVDNRTDLFFVSGDGDWVSPLNDELFDSFLTHEWEEKKGSSLRFYRRLSAFLREHFRDINLATEEEKDHLIQDLSTSGNFARSRRLLPQLVGHGDFTPVQLNGIARAATTNNQIYWIMSDPDIARYIRALLGPGAQHLEADLLAEVERLLGGQLNEADGIQRPA; from the coding sequence GTGCATCTGTTCATCGACACAAACGTCTACTTATCGTTCTTTCATTTCTCGAGCGACGATCTGGAGGAGCTGCGCAAATTGGCAGTCCTCGTGCGAAACGGAACAATTACGCTCCTCGTGCCGGATCAGGTTCGCTCGGAGTTCAGGCGCAACCGAGATGGAACTATCGCTGATGCTCTCAAACGGCTTCGCGAGCTGAAATTTGCCGTCCAATTTCCTCAACTCTGCAAAGAGTACGAACAGTACGAAGCGTACCGAGCCGCGTTGCGTGCGGCAGAGGCGGCAAAGTCGCAGCTACTCGAAGTTCTCGAAGCCGACGTCGAACACAGTCGCTTGAAGGCCGACGGCGTGATCGCAGAATTGTTTAGGCATGCCCGACGAGTGGCTGAGACGGACGCTCTACTCGCTCGGGCTCGAGATCGCATGGTCCGGGGCAATCCTCCGGGCAAGAAGAAGACACACGGCGATGCGCTGAACTGGGAGTCGCTTATTGAAACCGTGGATAACAGGACTGATTTGTTCTTCGTCTCCGGCGACGGAGACTGGGTATCGCCTCTGAACGACGAACTGTTCGACTCTTTTTTGACGCACGAATGGGAAGAGAAGAAAGGCAGCTCGCTTCGGTTCTATCGCCGATTGTCAGCATTTCTGCGTGAACATTTTCGAGACATCAACTTGGCGACGGAAGAGGAAAAGGACCACCTGATTCAGGACCTCTCGACAAGTGGGAATTTCGCCCGATCCCGCAGGCTCTTGCCGCAATTAGTCGGGCACGGGGACTTCACCCCTGTGCAGCTTAACGGTATCGCTCGAGCAGCGACCACCAATAATCAAATCTATTGGATTATGAGTGACCCGGATATTGCGAGATATATTCGAGCGCTGTTGGGTCCAGGTGCGCAGCACCTCGAAGCGGATCTGCTAGCGGAGGTGGAGCGTCTCCTCGGCGGGCAGTTGAACGAGGCCGATGGCATACAGCGGCCTGCCTGA
- a CDS encoding helix-turn-helix transcriptional regulator, whose protein sequence is MKKTKRTRLEARGWRVGSAKAFLGLSAEEAALVETRLALSQALRSRRVAHGLTQGELARRLKSSQSRVAKMEAGDKTVSVDLLVKALFSLGAKPRDVGRALQRRTGTAA, encoded by the coding sequence ATGAAGAAGACGAAGCGCACGCGGCTCGAAGCGCGAGGGTGGCGGGTTGGGTCGGCGAAGGCGTTCCTAGGGTTGAGTGCCGAAGAGGCGGCCTTGGTCGAGACGCGTCTGGCACTCAGCCAGGCGCTGCGCTCGAGGCGCGTCGCCCACGGCCTGACACAAGGCGAGCTCGCGCGTCGGTTGAAATCCAGCCAGTCTCGAGTCGCAAAGATGGAGGCCGGCGACAAGACGGTCTCTGTGGACTTGCTGGTGAAAGCGCTGTTTTCTCTTGGCGCGAAGCCACGCGACGTCGGCCGGGCCCTGCAGCGCCGGACAGGGACGGCCGCCTGA
- a CDS encoding excisionase family DNA-binding protein has product MKPADPTPKIAVWVTPREAAEYLKVGVDIIYDGCASGGLKHTRLGHRTIRLRREWLDAWAEAHTRIAK; this is encoded by the coding sequence ATGAAACCAGCGGATCCCACCCCGAAAATCGCCGTCTGGGTCACGCCGCGCGAAGCGGCGGAGTACCTGAAGGTCGGCGTCGACATCATCTACGACGGCTGCGCGTCCGGCGGCCTGAAGCACACGCGGCTCGGCCATCGCACGATTCGTCTACGCCGCGAATGGCTCGATGCCTGGGCGGAGGCTCACACACGCATCGCGAAGTGA
- a CDS encoding DUF3800 domain-containing protein produces MADSRVVPFPEEEDPPVGVKRWLISCDETGLHGARYYGFGSLWMAWQRRGNFQDWIREIRADHPEFKNSEFKWEHVNRHTLRTFKDLVELFFRRAPLCFHCLLVEKAAIDKELHKGDYDLARRKFFTKLLTHKIGNALRLRQDRDQTFRVWVDPIASRYPKADEVVEIVSNYVLTKAARQGRTRPVVDGVKEHDSKDTPSIQLCDVLLGAVAAAWQKEEVTGPKLELQRFIAQHIGWPELRWDTWSTERKFNIWIFHDPTRQRRRVTARDVVLKYPLPPLPPMRPKRRLAA; encoded by the coding sequence ATGGCTGATTCGCGTGTCGTGCCGTTCCCCGAAGAAGAAGATCCGCCCGTTGGCGTGAAGCGTTGGCTGATCTCGTGTGACGAGACCGGACTGCACGGCGCCCGCTACTACGGTTTCGGTTCGCTTTGGATGGCATGGCAGCGCCGCGGCAACTTTCAGGACTGGATTCGCGAAATTCGAGCGGACCATCCCGAGTTCAAGAACTCAGAGTTCAAGTGGGAGCACGTCAACCGCCACACGCTTCGGACGTTCAAAGATCTCGTTGAGCTGTTCTTCCGGCGCGCACCGCTCTGCTTCCATTGCCTGCTCGTTGAGAAGGCCGCCATCGACAAGGAACTCCACAAGGGCGACTACGACCTGGCCCGCCGGAAGTTCTTCACGAAGTTGCTCACGCACAAGATCGGAAACGCGCTCCGGCTTCGGCAGGATCGTGATCAAACATTCCGTGTGTGGGTGGACCCGATCGCGTCACGCTACCCGAAGGCCGACGAGGTTGTCGAGATCGTCTCAAACTACGTCCTCACGAAAGCTGCACGCCAAGGTCGGACCAGGCCGGTCGTGGACGGCGTGAAGGAGCACGACTCGAAGGACACGCCGAGCATCCAGTTGTGCGATGTCTTACTCGGCGCCGTGGCGGCGGCCTGGCAGAAGGAAGAGGTGACCGGGCCGAAGCTGGAGCTTCAGCGCTTCATCGCTCAGCACATCGGCTGGCCAGAATTGCGGTGGGACACCTGGTCAACTGAGCGCAAGTTCAACATCTGGATTTTTCACGACCCGACGCGTCAGCGGCGTCGGGTGACCGCACGCGATGTCGTGCTTAAGTATCCTCTGCCGCCTCTGCCTCCTATGCGCCCGAAGCGCCGGCTCGCGGCGTAG